Within Oceanidesulfovibrio indonesiensis, the genomic segment GCCTTGAACTGGTTGTAGGTATTGGTCTGCAGACCGCGCGGAGCGTCCTGCGACTGCTGTTGAGCGGAGTACGGCGTGTTCGGCATTCAGAACCCCCAGCCGGAAAAGGTTGCGCGGCGCCACTGGTCTTTGGCGGCGAGTATGTCCAGGGCCAGCGAATCCAGATCATCCAGCAGCGGCAGGGATCGCCTGTCGAGTTGCCGGAAATCGAGCGTCTTGAGGTAGGTCTTGCAGGAGTGGCAGAGGTCCAGCCGGAATCCCGGCTCCTCCTCGGCGGTGATGAAGGTCAGCTTGTCCTGGGCGGTCTCCCCGCAGAACAGACAGGCAAGCCGCGGCACGCGATAATCGGAACGGCAGAAGGAGCAGATGCAGTGTTTGTGTCCTTCACGATCGCGCAGTTCCGCAATCAGGGGCAGACTCCCGCACACAGGGCAGTGTCCGTGCATCCAGGTGCGGGTGGTGTCCAGTTCCTTGGAGAGTATCTCGCCGAGGGCCACGGCGCTGGGGGTGGCGGCTGCCTGGGCCAGAAAGGACAAGGTCCGCGGCGCTTCCCCAAGCTCCGGCTCCCACTTGGAGAAGAAGTCGATGTCCTGGGCAACATACGCTTCGATGGCGTCCAGCGGTGCGAGCCGTTCAGCTTCGATGGCTTCGCGGATGGTTTGGGCTGCGTTGCTCAGGGGGGGCTCGGCGTTGCACGCAAGTTCGAGCAGGTCGTTGAACAGCGCAGCGGCCCCTGCGGTGTCCAGCCGGAACATCTCGCGCGGAAGGATGGGGGCGCCCTGGTTGCGGCGAACCGGTTCGGCCAGCTCTTTCAGGTCTGGTTCAGGCTGATGCAGTTGTTCTCGGGCGTCCAGCTGCATGGCGGCAACCTGCTCGAGGATGTCAAGCAACTGCGCCGGAACGTGCTCTTTCTTGCGGAGCGCCTTGAATTTCTCGGTGGTGAGTCGTCGTTCCTTCTCGATATCCATCAGGGTTCCTGTAGTTTT encodes:
- a CDS encoding formate dehydrogenase accessory protein FdhE, encoding MDIEKERRLTTEKFKALRKKEHVPAQLLDILEQVAAMQLDAREQLHQPEPDLKELAEPVRRNQGAPILPREMFRLDTAGAAALFNDLLELACNAEPPLSNAAQTIREAIEAERLAPLDAIEAYVAQDIDFFSKWEPELGEAPRTLSFLAQAAATPSAVALGEILSKELDTTRTWMHGHCPVCGSLPLIAELRDREGHKHCICSFCRSDYRVPRLACLFCGETAQDKLTFITAEEEPGFRLDLCHSCKTYLKTLDFRQLDRRSLPLLDDLDSLALDILAAKDQWRRATFSGWGF